Genomic window (Lampris incognitus isolate fLamInc1 chromosome 3, fLamInc1.hap2, whole genome shotgun sequence):
tgtggtagtctgcagccctccctggatcggcagagtgggtggagcagcgactaaacagctcggaagagcggtgtaattggtcgggtacaactggggagaaaaacggggggaaaaaagaaagtgGGAGGGCTGATGTAGAATAGGTTCAGCAGCTTAGATAATAATGAATGTTATGGAATGCATACCCGATCAACACTGGTGTCCAGTGTCTACAGTTAACACTGGACAACAGTCAAAAGATGTCTGCCTACCCACTAGACATTTTTTTTACTTATAACCAGTCATTGTTAGATATCCTATTGTGTTTAAaagtaaacatttttttttttaaatcaaagcaGGCCGCTTGAAAAGAAAACTGTGAAATTAGGATGACAAACATTTGCTGTTGGGCAACAAACTTGGTTTCCTGCCCTGCCCATCACCACCGGTGTAGCAAAAACCACTCTGAACACAATAAATGCCTCGAGAAGGCCCTTTTTATTGACATGTGTCCCCATCCTGCAAACTCACCCAACTCCTCTTTGGTGCTATAGTCATATTTGTAGAGTTTAAAGTCATCCCCACCAGCCACAAAGAAGTCCTTTTCGGGATGTAGGGACGCCGAGTTGACAGATGTTGGGGCCTCAACAGTCTTAATCAGATCCAGGCTAGAAGACCAAAGCATAACACGCAAGGGACTCAACAATATTTTAGAGACACACAGACGTTGGATGTTGCTTAGAGACATTGGTTATGTCTATCTATTGTCTGGGTGATGTTTCATGTTCACTTTCCTTTCTACTGATTGAATGTAATGCTGTCAATAGGACAACTCATGATTATTTtagttcatccattatccaaactgcttatcctaattagggccgagggatgctggagactatcccagcagtcattgggtgacaggcggggagacaccctggacatgccgcaaGTCTATCATATTCACAcgtcgggacaatttagtacagccgattcacctgacctacatgtctttggactgtgggaggaaaccggagcacctggaggaaacccacgcagacacagggagaacatacaaactccatacagaggactacctaggatgacccccaaggttggacaactctggggttcgagcccaggaccttcttgctatgaggtgaccgtgctaaccactgcgccacctgatTACTTTAGTTTTGTACCAAAATCAGGGGTGCTCAAAAGAGGGGGAATGTGGGAGTACTTTCTTGGGGTCTCGAAGCAATAAGAGGCCCTTCAGAGAGGACTCTTGACAGCATACTAAATAAGAAACATCTCCGGTTTGGAGCGGAAGAATCACATCTTGTCAGGTGCCACAGAATTCCTGGCAGCACCCATGTCTGTGTGATGAGACTGACATGTACCTGAGGGCATTGTAGAAAGCAATGGTCCTGCCATAAGTGATGACCAGAATCTCTCCTTCGGCcatgtattccatgctgctcacCGACGTGTCAAACGACAGTGTCTTCACAACCTCTGTGGTATTTCTGTCCCACAGCCTGGATGGAtatgtgggcacacacacacacacacacacacacacacacacacacacacacacacacacacacacacacacacacacacacacacacacacacacaaaatgaatgCATGCACACTTGTCATGCCTGAGATTTGTCTTACTTATCCATCATTCCTCCCTAGTTTTCTCAACATTGCTACCATGCATTTTCTCAGGGGCAACAGCGCCCCCTAGCAGGGGCTAAGTCAACCCTGAGGATATCTCCCAAGTTCTGCATAGATTTAGGGAGTCAAAATTGGCCGCCACTGACCTTATGGTTTTGTCCTCGGCAGCAGAGAGGATCTGACTGTCGTCGTTACACCAAAGGGCTTTCTTTATGGCCCCGGTGTGGCCTGTGATCTCCTGTGGCGCTGAAAGACACAGGAGGGAAGATGACCATAAGAGAAAAATAACGATAACTGTATCATGCTTTTCCAGCTTAACTTTCCACATGGTTAGATTACCTCAGATAAAAAAATTGGGAATTTTTGTATGTAAATCGCACAGTAAAGAAATGGAGTAAATTTGTAGGAGTAGAATCTTAAACATAATGCAAATGACAATTAAAACATTAGAAATGTTATCATAATGAACGTAAAAAATGAAAAATGTGAATTTGCAGCATGTCTTACAGCACACATTTTACAGTGTAGGCTAAACGTGATCTTTGTTTAAAGACTAACCTTTTTGTATAGGCAACAGAGAACCATAAATCAACTTGATATCACTgtattggttaaaaaaaaaaatcatcttccaCTAGAATTTTTTTAATTCGATTTCTCAATGGCCGTTATCTATGGAGATCATGCTGATCAGGCTATTTCATGTTTATGGGGTATGAAGGGAGGGTTTCTTGTATAACTGATTAATATTTTGTCTTGTGTATTTCATGTCTCTGGTGCGCAAAGACAAATTCCTCACATCTGTAAAGTTGATGTGATGATAAAGTATATACTTAAATTAAGACAACTGGGAattccacttccagtgtgggaagatggaggcacgaattcacgtttgcagcggcttcacccagtaccggtgtgggaagatgacagcatgaattcacgtttgcggtggcctcatccagtaccatccatgcagtgtctttgtccacacctgcatttaagttttgtcgtcatttgatggctgggagagctggcgctggatcggctgggagagcttggtctgctatgtcctgtgggcccagggaccacggccctgcctggagctgtgaccgaggaggtaacaccgagggcggtctgacaggacgtggaagtggggcaggctaagctaactgctagccaatgcagaccggcagttccgataacaccgagggcggtctggcggcagcctcgcctggtgttgactgtggtgtttttggtgtcgtcgtgtggaatgTGGGGAGGCgtattgagggtgtctggctgggagagctggcgttgaatcggctgggggagcctggactgctgcatccagtgggcccaaggaccacggcccctgcttggagctgcgcccaaggaggaagcactgagggcggtctgacaggatgtagaagcggggcaggctaagctaaccgctagcccatgcagaccggcagttctgcatgggctagtgttaatgtgttagttagtatgtgttcttaaaagttcttgtagtttttggatatgggtttttgtctttgtgttgcactgctgtgggctgggggaaacgatgttttcactttgacaaataaagtgttcctgattcctgatttaaaaaaaaatccctcaccTGCTTCTGGAGTGCTGAGATCATAGATACGCAAAACCTTGTCATTTCCCCCGGTAAGCAGACAGTTGCTATCCTttgggagagatggagggaaacaGAGAAAAATGAAGAGAAGCACACACAGCTgacgacactcacacacacacttccacatttttgttttgtttttatcatcTATTATCTCAAGTACATCCCCCTGAATAAGCTGCAGTAGCAGCATACCTACTGCTGAACATGTTGGCCTGTACTCCTCTGAATCTTCTTAGTCAAAAAGAAAGACAAGCCAGTTAGTCGGTACACTCACCACCAACAGTGATATACATGTTACTTGATATGACAAAAGAAATTAATTACATCCACGGCCTTATTTCACGGTAACTCAGACACACAATAACCAGACAGGTGCAGCTGTGTTTCTGTaatccacatccatccatcccacctaCCTGAGTGAAGTTGACTGACTTTACGATGTGCTTGTGTGCCAGTGTCAAGACCTCGCTTCCACTCACAGCGTCCCATACCTTTCTGTAAAGCAGAGCAGTTGTGATTTGATCATAACAAACAACTGATCCATCCACAGTgaccttttattaaaaaaagaaaaaagggcagCATAGTAGCCCAGTGGttcacactgttgcctcacagcaagaaggtcctgggttcaaactccaagccatcccaggtcctttctttttcgttttttttttctctcccaaatagtacatggccaactaccccacccttccgagccatcctggtcactgctccacctcctctgccgatccggggagggctgcagactaccacatgcctcctctgatacatgcggagtcgccaggcgcttcttttcacctgacagtgaggagtttcaccagggggacacgtgggaggctcacgttaTTCctgcccccaaacaggcgccccgaccgacctgaggaggcgctagtgcaccgaccaagACACttgcccacatcctgcttcccacccacagacacggccaattgtgtctgtagggacatccaaccAACTCGGTAACAtggtgattcgaaccggcgatccccgtgttggtaggaaatggaatagaccgctatgctacccggttgCCCCGTCCCAGGtcctatctgtgtggagtttgcatgttctccccgtagggatgccccccgaaacccggttctaaacgggtactggttctaaattagtaaaaaccggagcatttttaagatccgacgttttcggttctactatcggtagtcggtaggtactcgagaaatcatggagtgagatttatattgtggcaattgtgtttttcgaggaatttaaacatcgcgaacataatcttgttcgccgttttctccatctctctgtctctctcttactgcgcgaggggcggggctgtgctgtgctccacacacactcgctcacacacgcacagacagctctgctcaagggctcatcatggcggagagaactaaacgttcaaaagtttgggtatatttttcaaaagtcgatgacaacaacgctcgttgccacaagtgcaacaaatcatttgccagtaagggtggcaatacaagcgatctgtcgaaacatcttttgtcaaaacatggtattaatctgcggaaatgcggagttttcgactgctttgctcacagtgttccatccacgtccactgcaggtaagccgtatgagccatagatacggagttagctaggctaataacgaattattacgaataggccaacaaataaaatataattgcttagctaattgtttagctaca
Coding sequences:
- the strap gene encoding serine-threonine kinase receptor-associated protein, whose protein sequence is MAMRQTPLTCSGHTRPVVDLAFSGITPYGYFLISACKDGKPMLRQGDTGDWIGTFLGHKGAVWGATLNTDATKAATAAADFTAKVWDAVSGSEVLTLAHKHIVKSVNFTQDSNCLLTGGNDKVLRIYDLSTPEAAPQEITGHTGAIKKALWCNDDSQILSAAEDKTIRLWDRNTTEVVKTLSFDTSVSSMEYMAEGEILVITYGRTIAFYNALSLDLIKTVEAPTSVNSASLHPEKDFFVAGGDDFKLYKYDYSTKEELESYKGHFGPVHCVRFSPDGELYGSGSEDGTLRLWQTAVGKTYGLWKCVLPEDLGSENSEVLYNPAPEVKA